The Methanofollis sp. genome includes the window CGAGGTACCTCGCCACCCCGGCCACCTCCTGACCGCCGACCATGCCCATGCGCCTGTTCTCAAGGACAATACAGAGGAGGGGCAGACCCTTCTCATAGACGTCGATAAGTGCGTTTATTCCTGAATGAAGGAGCCCATAGTCCCCTATCAGGGCGATCCCTGTGCTCCGCGCTCCCACCGCCACCGCGGACCCGAGGCCGTAACTCGCAACGCCGATCCTGTACGGCGGGTTTGTCGCAAGGAGGGAACAGCCAGCATCGACCGCCGGCCGCATCCCCCGCTCGGCAAGGAGGGAGATGAGCGGGCGGTACGGGCAGTGCCGGCAGAAGGTACGGCAGAACCCCCGGTCGGAGAATCTTTCGGGTTCCCCTGCCGGGGGAGAGACCTGCGGGATTGTGACCATGACGCCAGACGGGGCCTGGTGGTCCGCGTGCGCCGCCGTGACCTGGAGGGCCCTCTCCCACCGGCCCCGCATCGTCAGTGCGGGGTCTGCGAGGGCGCCCGCACCCCTCCTGCCGCGGATGGCAGGGGGGGTCGTTGCCGGGGCGTCGAGGATGTCGGGGGTGACCCTGAGGACGGCCACCCGCGCCATCCTCCCGGAGAGGGCAAAGGCCTCCTCCACCGCTGCAGGAAGGGACTCCGGGCCGTCGGCCTCCACCACCGGCACCATCGCCAGGGGGCCGAAGTGACGGGAGTCCTCCGCGACCTGTGAGGCGCGGGCGAGAGGGTCGTCCCCGGCCACGACGACGACGCCTCCCACGATCCCCTGGGCCGTCGCCTGCACCAGGGGGTCGGCCAGGAGGTTCATGCCGACGTGCTTCACGACCACCGCGGCCCGCCTCCGGGCAAGGGAGTCGCCGAGGGCGTACTCCAGGGCGACCTTCTCGTTCGTGCAGACCTCCGCGCCGGCCCGCACCGCGCACCCGGTCACAGGGTAGCCGGGCACCGTGTACAGGGCGTCTGCCGCACCGGAAAGGGCGAGAGCCAGCACCTCCTCCCCGTCCATGCTCAGTCCCTCCCGGGCACGAGGTCGCAGCCCATGCATACCGCACACATCGTCCTCGCCTCTCTCGCGTCGAGCCCGGCCGCCGCCATCTCCGCCTGTGCGATCGCATGCAGCCTGAGCAGACGGTCTGCCGACGGGCGCGTGAAGTGCGCGAGGCCGGCCGAGGGGGTGAGGGGCCGGAGGACCGGGATCACCCCGATCGAGCAGAGTCTCCTGACGGCCGCCGCCATCTCCTCGTCGCTCTCCCCCAGGCCGACGATGACGTTGCTCTGGACATGGTTCTTCCCGAAGAGGCGCACCGACTCTTCGAGCACCTCCCAGACGAGGTTCCACTCAAGGCCCGGGCACATCCCGGCAAAGAGGCCGGGCGTCGCCGCCTCGATGTTGAACTTCACCTCGATAGCCCCGGCCTCCTTCAGGCGACGGGGGGAGTCCTGCGTCGGGTAGATGGAGACGCCGATGGGCAGATCGAAGAGGACGAGGGCTCGCACCGCGTCGAGGGCGCGTCTCTCCTCCTCCTCGATGCTCCCGGCCACCCCGCTCGTCAGGGAGATCGCGTCGATCCTCCCGAGGACAGACCTGACCATCGCCACGACCTCCTCCGTGCTCTTCGTCCGCCCGGCCCTGCCAGGGACAGCACAGTACCGGCAGGAGAAGATGCAGGACGACGTGAGGGTGATGAAGGCCTGCCGGGGGCAGTGGAAGCCCGGCACCTCAAGGACGCCCCTCAGCATCTCGCCGCGGAAGGGAATGGTCGCGTTCCCCTTCCCCTCATGGATGAGGACGAGGTCGGCGGTCGGGTCCACCGAAAGACGGACTCTCATGCCGTCAACAGAATAAAAGACAGAACCCTCGCCGCCGGCGCCGGGCCCCGCGGTGGAGGAGGAGAGATATTTGCCGGGGGGGACGCCCGCGACCTTCACCTTTCCCGCGGCAAGGAGTGACGCCTTCAGCCTCAGCCAGTCCATAAGGACGTCGCCTCCTCGTAGTCCGTATAGAAGGGGATCGCCGCCACCGCACCGATGAGGCCGTGGCCGTCCATCACGACCCTGACTTCGCCGAGCACGGCCTCGAGGTCGGCCCACGAGACCTTGCCCCTCTTCACGGCCTCGCCGTACGCCCGCAGGGGCGACGGGTCGAAGCCGACGTACACCGCCATCCCGGTCTCGTCGGAGAGGGTATGGCGGCTGAGCAGGGCGGCAAACCGCTCGATAAGCCCGTGGGGGTCGGACGACGCAAACTCAACCGCACAGGCGACGCAGTTCTTCGTCCTCTCCGGCACAGGGTAGAGCTGGACGATCGTGTGGGAGAGGTACACGGACGACTCGTCTGCGACCGCCT containing:
- a CDS encoding radical SAM protein; this encodes MDWLRLKASLLAAGKVKVAGVPPGKYLSSSTAGPGAGGEGSVFYSVDGMRVRLSVDPTADLVLIHEGKGNATIPFRGEMLRGVLEVPGFHCPRQAFITLTSSCIFSCRYCAVPGRAGRTKSTEEVVAMVRSVLGRIDAISLTSGVAGSIEEEERRALDAVRALVLFDLPIGVSIYPTQDSPRRLKEAGAIEVKFNIEAATPGLFAGMCPGLEWNLVWEVLEESVRLFGKNHVQSNVIVGLGESDEEMAAAVRRLCSIGVIPVLRPLTPSAGLAHFTRPSADRLLRLHAIAQAEMAAAGLDAREARTMCAVCMGCDLVPGRD
- a CDS encoding thiamine pyrophosphate-dependent enzyme encodes the protein MDGEEVLALALSGAADALYTVPGYPVTGCAVRAGAEVCTNEKVALEYALGDSLARRRAAVVVKHVGMNLLADPLVQATAQGIVGGVVVVAGDDPLARASQVAEDSRHFGPLAMVPVVEADGPESLPAAVEEAFALSGRMARVAVLRVTPDILDAPATTPPAIRGRRGAGALADPALTMRGRWERALQVTAAHADHQAPSGVMVTIPQVSPPAGEPERFSDRGFCRTFCRHCPYRPLISLLAERGMRPAVDAGCSLLATNPPYRIGVASYGLGSAVAVGARSTGIALIGDYGLLHSGINALIDVYEKGLPLLCIVLENRRMGMVGGQEVAGVARYLDWAGPTVCRADDLAGLARLIAPVDRPTTVVVTGACPEGESHEKVEC